Proteins from a single region of Megachile rotundata isolate GNS110a chromosome 7, iyMegRotu1, whole genome shotgun sequence:
- the LOC100879452 gene encoding trafficking protein particle complex subunit 12 has product MAERSDTSNQQKSDSTEKVMKEKEADISRYFENASRTIFDEIVSPKKDFFDVQGDSGSRMAEFELLADDSSEFLKGSSLLGNDRPDHSGANDMHRDTWIPSEQTRKVLRNIATSTAGTSFVDRDNLTMPGLAIQGDMPNLIKNAAMRFLGEDENVARNVLTASDVTQDERGLRQLIQAGCYKAAINLTGRLLAVYAQGYGKINQPSKHTPHSLQLWYTRLALLTKLKQIDILENESKPFGNLDKPDMYFTFYPELYGTRPGSMASFSFRLLLAEIPQYCGKPKQALDNLFKILATVNQIINNFNAGFNGDGSRVKINASEQEDAIRLWKGRRSRVLISITNCAVSMKNYILAIEVLEKLCNSTNWTPEQMDALKASIGRLHLFLGDISAAEKLLINPQKQDSDLTVRELMDRGLMAVAQNSFPEAYNYFQAAEALDPSNIALINNIAVCLLYTGQLKAAVRLYESMITRNPVKSLQEPILLNICTSYELHTTHCKQPKLHLLSQLNRYKGDAVDIQCLKLPLN; this is encoded by the coding sequence ATGGCAGAGAGAAGTGATACCTCGAATCAACAGAAATCTGATAGCACTGAAAAGGTTATGAAAGAGAAGGAGGCCGATATTAGTCGTTATTTTGAAAATGCATCTCGTACAATATTCGACGAGATTGTTTCACCTAAAAAAGATTTCTTTGACGTACAAGGAGATTCTGGAAGCAGAATGGCAGAATTTGAATTGTTAGCGGATGATTCGAGTGAATTCTTAAAAGGCAGTTCGTTACTTGGTAACGATCGACCTGATCACAGTGGAGCAAACGACATGCACAGAGATACTTGGATACCTTCGGAACAAACGAGAAAAGTGCTGCGAAATATCGCTACGTCTACTGCTGGAACGAGTTTCGTCGATAGAGATAACCTAACAATGCCAGGACTCGCTATTCAAGGTGATATGCCTAACTTAATAAAGAATGCTGCCATGCGGTTCCTAGGTGAAGATGAAAATGTAGCCAGAAATGTACTTACCGCTTCTGATGTAACACAAGATGAACGAGGCTTACGACAATTAATTCAAGCCGGTTGTTATAAGGCAGCAATTAATTTAACAGGAAGGTTATTAGCTGTGTATGCTCAAGGATATGGTAAAATAAATCAACCTAGCAAACACACTCCTCATTCTTTGCAACTGTGGTACACAAGACTAGCTTTGTTAACTAAACTAAAGCAAattgatattttagaaaatgaaTCCAAACCGTTTGGCAACTTGGATAAGCCTGATATGTACTTCACGTTTTATCCTGAACTCTATGGTACTAGACCAGGTTCTATGGCTTCCTTTTCTTTTAGATTGCTTTTAGCAGAAATTCCACAATACTGTGGAAAACCAAAGCAAGCATTAGATAATCTGTTTAAGATTTTAGCTACTGTGAATcagattataaataattttaatgctgGATTCAATGGAGATGGATCACGTGTTAAAATCAATGCCTCAGAACAAGAGGATGCGATACGGCTATGGAAAGGCAGGAGATCCAGAGTTCTTATATCTATTACTAACTGTGCAGTTagtatgaaaaattatatactAGCTATAGAAGTCTTAGAGAAATTATGCAACTCTACAAACTGGACACCTGAACAAATGGATGCTTTGAAAGCTAGTATAGGTAGACTACATCTGTTTCTGGGAGATATATCGGCAGCAGAGAAATTACTAATCAATCCACAAAAGCAAGACAGTGACCTAACTGTTAGAGAGCTAATGGACAGAGGATTAATGGCAGTAGCTCAAAATTCTTTCCCAGAGGCATACAACTATTTTCAAGCTGCAGAGGCACTGGATCCATCTAATATCGCTTTGATTAACAACATAGCTGTCTGTCTATTATACACTGGCCAGCTAAAAGCTGCGGTACGTTTATATGAGAGTATGATTACAAGAAATCCTGTTAAAAGCTTACAAGAACCTATATTGTTGAACATATGTACTTCATACGAATTGCATACTACTCACTGTAAGCAACCAAAACTACATTTATTGAGCCAGTTAAATAGGTACAAAGGGGATGCTGTAGATATACAGTGTTTGAAACTCCCCTTAAACTAA